Proteins from a genomic interval of Spirochaetota bacterium:
- a CDS encoding RtcB family protein: MTPTVITGKYNKAEVFTDSLENEAASQIRAFLDHEAFAHGRIAIMPDVHAGKGAVIGFTAALGDMVIPNVIGVDIGCGVRTWNIGERSVDFEALDRFIRSRIPSGRDVRRNAYEELEAAHERIMDVPMRGGHREFRKRLTNAAKETEQDNERVISSIGSLGGGNHFIEIDRDEKGSLWLTIHSGSRNFGLRIATHHQAIARKRSGSHSGLEFLTGDDREAYMRDMKTAQEYAALNRSVMGSIILSDFFKMRPDDAVSVESVHNYISFTDNIIRKGAISAHRDERVVIPFNMRDGLILGVGKGVKAWNLSAPHGAGRTMSRSRAKSEIKVDDFKKAMDGIWTSSVSRDTIDESPMAYKDADSIIDALSDTVTVTSRMFPVYNFKAKD, encoded by the coding sequence ATGACGCCGACGGTCATCACGGGCAAGTACAATAAGGCCGAAGTATTTACCGACTCGCTTGAGAACGAAGCGGCTTCGCAGATACGTGCGTTCCTTGATCACGAGGCCTTCGCACACGGGCGCATCGCGATAATGCCCGATGTACACGCGGGCAAGGGTGCCGTCATCGGCTTTACCGCCGCGCTCGGAGATATGGTTATTCCCAATGTGATCGGCGTGGATATAGGCTGCGGTGTACGCACGTGGAATATCGGCGAACGCTCGGTGGACTTTGAGGCGCTTGATCGCTTCATACGTTCACGCATACCGTCGGGAAGGGACGTTCGGCGCAATGCCTACGAAGAATTGGAAGCGGCGCATGAACGGATCATGGATGTCCCTATGCGCGGCGGGCACAGGGAATTCCGCAAGCGATTGACCAATGCTGCGAAGGAGACGGAGCAGGACAATGAACGCGTCATATCCTCGATCGGATCGCTCGGCGGAGGGAATCACTTCATCGAGATCGACCGGGATGAAAAGGGCTCGCTCTGGCTCACGATACATTCCGGCTCGCGGAATTTCGGGCTTCGCATTGCGACACATCATCAGGCGATAGCACGCAAGCGGAGCGGAAGCCACAGCGGGCTCGAATTTCTTACGGGCGACGACCGCGAGGCGTATATGCGCGACATGAAGACGGCGCAGGAGTATGCCGCGCTCAATCGATCGGTCATGGGAAGCATCATACTGAGCGATTTTTTCAAGATGCGTCCCGACGATGCGGTATCGGTGGAGAGCGTGCATAATTACATCTCTTTTACCGACAACATCATCCGCAAGGGCGCGATATCGGCGCACCGGGATGAGCGCGTGGTGATACCGTTCAACATGCGTGACGGGCTCATACTCGGTGTCGGTAAAGGGGTGAAGGCGTGGAATCTTTCCGCCCCGCACGGCGCCGGGCGTACGATGTCGCGCTCGCGGGCGAAGAGCGAAATAAAGGTGGACGATTTCAAGAAAGCGATGGATGGCATCTGGACGAGCTCGGTGAGCCGCGATACCATCGATGAGAGCCCGATGGCGTACAAAGACGCCGACAGCATCATCGATGCACTCTCCGACACGGTGACCGTGACATCACGGATGTTCCCGGTGTATAATTTCAAGGCGAAGGATTAG
- a CDS encoding methyltransferase domain-containing protein, which yields MGFTAKQWTEEVHMKHENAQQYRTASAHQTTWGMALVRSLALTGEEHVLDLGCGDGRVTDAIAAEVPFGSVIGVDISPAQIAAANKRVRENCTFRCMDLKSISWVGSFDIIVSNASLHWVDGHEELLSRVYRALRPGGRVFLNFAAEGNSANFIEAVKEAMRDPAYAPYFSDFRWPWYMPSRDEYAPIAARVPFSDITVASEDAEAAFPNANAIESWIDMPSIIPFVHRVPPDRRVYFRNDVARGVLMRTRQNDGRYRERFRRIAVYARK from the coding sequence ATGGGTTTTACCGCGAAACAGTGGACAGAGGAGGTTCACATGAAGCATGAGAATGCACAACAGTACCGCACCGCATCGGCTCATCAAACGACTTGGGGCATGGCGCTCGTACGCTCGCTCGCTTTGACGGGCGAGGAGCATGTACTCGATCTGGGCTGCGGAGATGGACGCGTTACCGATGCCATCGCTGCCGAGGTGCCGTTCGGGTCGGTCATCGGTGTCGATATATCCCCGGCGCAGATCGCCGCGGCGAACAAGCGCGTACGGGAGAACTGCACCTTCCGCTGTATGGACCTCAAGTCCATATCGTGGGTGGGGAGTTTCGATATCATCGTGTCCAATGCATCGCTCCACTGGGTGGACGGGCACGAGGAGCTCCTTTCGCGCGTGTACCGTGCACTCCGCCCCGGCGGCAGGGTGTTCCTGAATTTCGCCGCCGAAGGGAACTCCGCGAATTTCATCGAAGCGGTGAAGGAAGCCATGCGCGACCCCGCGTATGCCCCGTATTTCAGCGACTTCCGCTGGCCGTGGTATATGCCCTCGCGCGATGAGTACGCGCCGATAGCGGCGCGCGTGCCGTTCTCGGACATCACCGTGGCTTCCGAGGACGCTGAGGCCGCCTTCCCGAACGCGAACGCGATAGAATCGTGGATCGATATGCCGTCGATAATACCCTTCGTGCACCGCGTACCGCCGGACCGGCGTGTGTATTTCAGGAACGATGTGGCGCGCGGCGTGCTCATGCGCACTCGGCAGAACGACGGCAGGTATCGCGAACGTTTCCGGCGTATCGCGGTATATGCGAGAAAATAG
- a CDS encoding DMT family transporter: MNIPYTGELAAIATAICWTVGVTLYDAISKRTSTFVVNLVKVVIALTLLSACSFFITGSFFPRSIPREAWLFLAVSGLVGFVIGDLFLFRSFAMVGARTSMIVYSLTPALAALGGWILLGERLTLFVIIGMAVTLSGIMLVVLRKSDADTGAVEHRIIGVVFAFIATVCQAAGYLASKQVMRSMTPIEATEARLAVAVIGFAVVLLIAGKLVDLTSAVRDGFIMPRLIIASVFGPFIGVTLSMVALHAANAGVVTTIMAMTPVLLIVPALFRREKLGIRDVLGAVLAVGGIAMFFIK; encoded by the coding sequence ATGAACATCCCCTACACCGGAGAGCTCGCGGCGATAGCGACCGCGATATGTTGGACGGTCGGCGTCACCCTGTACGACGCGATATCGAAGCGCACGAGCACCTTCGTCGTCAATCTCGTGAAAGTCGTCATTGCGCTTACCCTCCTCTCTGCATGCAGCTTCTTCATCACCGGTTCGTTCTTTCCCCGATCGATACCGCGCGAAGCGTGGTTATTCCTTGCCGTGTCGGGGCTCGTGGGATTCGTCATCGGGGACCTTTTCCTTTTCCGGTCATTCGCGATGGTGGGTGCGCGCACGTCCATGATAGTCTATTCGCTGACGCCGGCCCTTGCAGCGCTCGGCGGATGGATTCTGCTTGGCGAGAGGCTTACTCTCTTCGTCATCATCGGCATGGCGGTGACGCTCTCCGGCATCATGCTCGTCGTCCTCAGGAAAAGCGATGCCGATACGGGTGCGGTAGAGCATCGCATCATCGGCGTTGTCTTCGCGTTCATCGCGACCGTTTGCCAGGCTGCGGGATATCTTGCAAGCAAACAGGTAATGCGATCGATGACGCCCATCGAAGCGACTGAGGCGCGTCTTGCGGTAGCCGTCATCGGTTTCGCCGTCGTACTCCTCATTGCGGGGAAGCTCGTCGATCTGACATCGGCAGTACGTGATGGGTTCATCATGCCGCGTCTTATCATCGCATCGGTGTTCGGGCCGTTCATCGGTGTCACCCTTTCCATGGTGGCGCTCCATGCGGCGAATGCGGGCGTCGTAACGACGATAATGGCGATGACGCCGGTGCTCCTCATCGTGCCGGCGCTCTTCCGCCGTGAGAAGCTCGGTATCCGTGATGTTCTCGGTGCCGTGCTCGCCGTCGGCGGCATTGCGATGTTCTTCATCAAATAA
- a CDS encoding class I SAM-dependent methyltransferase, with translation MKTTENMAQIAIRARVGIHASRKLAYPCATHGSRQLCHPVARMKGIEAHFDSEAKKFDRLIKTMVPGYDAMINAAVGSLPFPRSRAIRVVDLGTGTGTLASRVSTAYPKAQITCVDMAQSMLAMAKRKLPRARFHRSDFYRYEFDGTYDAVVSSLALHHLVTDTDKHAFYRKIFRALKRGGVFVNADVIFGATKHIQAAALGQWRTFMEKRSSPREIKTTFANFRREDSPATIRS, from the coding sequence ATGAAAACAACAGAGAACATGGCGCAAATCGCCATCCGTGCGCGAGTCGGCATCCATGCCTCGCGCAAGCTGGCGTATCCTTGCGCCACGCATGGCTCGCGCCAGCTGTGCCATCCTGTCGCACGAATGAAAGGAATAGAGGCCCATTTCGATTCCGAAGCGAAGAAGTTCGATCGTCTTATAAAGACGATGGTGCCGGGCTATGATGCTATGATAAACGCGGCCGTAGGATCGCTTCCGTTCCCGCGTTCCCGCGCCATACGCGTTGTCGATCTCGGCACCGGCACCGGTACGCTCGCATCGCGAGTAAGCACGGCGTACCCGAAGGCGCAGATCACCTGCGTCGATATGGCACAGTCCATGCTCGCAATGGCGAAGCGAAAGCTTCCGCGCGCACGGTTCCATCGATCCGACTTCTATCGATATGAATTCGACGGAACATACGATGCCGTCGTAAGCTCGCTTGCGCTGCATCATCTGGTCACGGATACGGACAAACACGCGTTCTACCGGAAGATATTCCGTGCGCTCAAACGCGGCGGTGTGTTCGTGAACGCCGATGTCATATTCGGTGCAACGAAGCATATTCAGGCGGCCGCGCTCGGCCAATGGCGTACGTTCATGGAGAAGCGATCGTCTCCCCGGGAGATAAAGACGACATTCGCGAATTTTCGCCGTGAGGACTCGCCGGCAACGATACGATCG
- a CDS encoding PLP-dependent aminotransferase family protein: MTYQDKFSKSALNMRASDIRELLKYTEGRSIISFGGGMPNPEAFPATAITPIIEHVMREHSSDALQYGRTEGHTRLRHAIAQGMGELYDVEESPENIVVTSGSQQALYFLAKLFIDPGDIVLTESPTFLGALLTFRSFLADIRGVPTDRDGMDMDALVDTLSSLSKEGRRPKFIYTVPTVNNPSGSVMSALRRKRLTEIAAEYDTLILEDDPYGLLLFDGTRMPLVKKIDKEERTVYLGTFSKIIAPGFRIGWLAAAPEIARKVALAKQAEDLCTGSFAQHCVFEIMRHHALLPHIVEIVALYRKKAALMTDTLTEHFPKTATWTPIKGGLFVWVTLPAHIDTRVMLASSLERGVAYVAGDAFFPDGSGKNTMRLNFSYPSDGNIIEGIRILGALAAEMQS, encoded by the coding sequence ATGACCTATCAGGACAAATTCTCGAAAAGCGCGCTCAACATGCGTGCGTCGGACATACGCGAGCTCCTCAAATATACCGAGGGCCGCTCCATCATAAGTTTCGGCGGAGGCATGCCCAATCCCGAGGCGTTCCCTGCCACCGCCATTACGCCCATCATCGAGCACGTGATGCGTGAGCATTCGTCCGATGCGCTGCAATACGGGCGCACGGAAGGCCACACGCGGCTTCGTCACGCGATAGCGCAAGGCATGGGCGAGCTCTACGATGTCGAGGAATCGCCGGAGAACATCGTCGTGACAAGCGGTTCGCAGCAGGCGCTGTACTTCCTCGCCAAGCTCTTCATCGATCCGGGCGATATCGTCCTGACCGAAAGCCCCACCTTCCTCGGCGCGCTCCTCACGTTCCGCTCATTCCTCGCGGACATACGCGGCGTTCCCACGGACAGGGACGGCATGGATATGGATGCGCTTGTAGATACGCTTTCCTCGCTCTCAAAAGAAGGCAGACGCCCGAAATTCATCTACACGGTGCCGACGGTGAATAATCCGTCCGGGAGCGTGATGAGCGCTCTACGCAGAAAGCGCCTGACCGAGATAGCCGCGGAATACGACACCCTTATCCTCGAGGACGATCCGTACGGTCTCCTGCTCTTCGACGGCACACGCATGCCGCTCGTGAAGAAGATCGACAAAGAGGAACGCACCGTGTATCTCGGCACGTTCTCAAAGATAATCGCGCCGGGTTTCCGCATCGGCTGGCTCGCCGCGGCGCCTGAGATAGCGCGCAAGGTCGCACTTGCCAAGCAGGCGGAAGATCTCTGCACAGGCTCTTTCGCGCAGCATTGCGTCTTTGAGATCATGCGTCATCATGCGCTGCTCCCGCATATCGTCGAGATCGTTGCGCTCTATAGAAAAAAAGCCGCGCTCATGACGGATACGCTCACAGAACATTTCCCGAAGACGGCTACGTGGACGCCGATCAAGGGCGGGCTTTTCGTCTGGGTGACGTTACCTGCGCATATCGATACGCGCGTAATGCTCGCCTCTTCCCTCGAACGCGGTGTCGCATACGTGGCGGGCGATGCGTTCTTTCCCGACGGATCGGGAAAGAACACGATGCGTCTCAATTTCAGTTATCCGTCCGACGGAAATATCATCGAAGGGATACGGATACTGGGCGCATTGGCAGCAGAGATGCAGTCATGA
- a CDS encoding methyltransferase domain-containing protein, whose amino-acid sequence MDKAVYRRILPLLDVSDEHDYTVLHLECGDGDDLKYMSTAIGKNSSFFGVDRSGEAIEHVDPEVAHDAKFHFLQYDIAKGIPFDYDFFDIVYGNNFLASIEDKDALVREIYRVSKDKARIILFEQDRDALAAILESQFFVGFVYACATHEPTKGYDGYVYVGNKL is encoded by the coding sequence ATGGATAAGGCGGTGTACCGCCGCATACTTCCGCTCCTCGACGTGAGCGATGAACACGATTATACCGTGCTCCATCTCGAATGCGGCGACGGCGATGATCTCAAATACATGAGCACCGCCATCGGGAAGAACAGCAGCTTCTTCGGCGTCGACCGCTCCGGGGAAGCCATCGAGCATGTCGATCCGGAAGTTGCGCACGATGCGAAATTCCATTTCCTGCAGTACGATATCGCGAAGGGAATCCCGTTCGATTACGACTTCTTCGATATCGTTTACGGGAATAATTTCCTTGCTTCCATCGAGGATAAGGACGCGCTCGTCCGTGAGATATACCGCGTGTCAAAGGACAAGGCGCGCATCATACTCTTCGAACAGGACCGCGACGCCCTTGCCGCGATACTCGAAAGCCAGTTCTTCGTCGGTTTTGTGTACGCCTGCGCCACCCATGAACCGACGAAGGGATACGACGGCTATGTGTACGTCGGCAATAAACTATGA